Within Burkholderia cepacia GG4, the genomic segment AGCCAGCCAAACTTTGGCTAAAGAATGTTCCGGTATCCCGGCATCCCTTCGACAATGCGCGCCTTTCGTGACCGACGGGCGCCACTCGAGCGCCCGCTGTCGCCGCATCGAAGAAGGAGCCTGCATGACCGACCACACCGCTACCCCTCCGCCGCCCCCGGCACCACCTCCTGCGTCGCCGCGCCGTGCCTGGCGCATGCTCGCGGGCGCGCTGCTCGGCCTGACGCTCGCGTGCGCGGGCATCGGCGCATGGACGATCCATCGCATCTGGACGCAACTGCCGTCCGTCGAACATTTGGCCGTCTATCGGCCTGCGCTGCCGCTGCGGATATTCGCGCGCGGCGGCGAGCTGCTGGCTGAATACGGCATCGAGCGCCGCGAGTTCGTGCCGCTCGAACGCATTCCGCCGCTGATGCGGCAGGCGCTGCTCGCGGCCGAAGACGCGAAGTTCTACCGGCATGGCGCGATCGACGTCGGCGGCCTCGCGCGCGCGACGTTCGCGAACGTCGTGACGGGGCAGCCGGGGCAGGGCGCCAGCACGATCACGATGCAGGTCGCGCGCAACTTCTACCTGACGCGCGACAAGGTGCTGAGCCGCAAGCTCGCCGAGATCCTGACGGCCATCAAGCTCGAACGCGAATACAGCAAGGACAAGCTGCTCGAGCTGTACATGAACCAGATCTATCTCGGCGAGCGCGCGTATGGCTTCGCGGCGGCCGCGAACGTGTATTTCGGCAAGCCGCTCGAAGCGCTGAGCGCGGGCGAGGCGGCCGTGCTCGCCGGGCTGCCGAAGGCGCCGTCGGCGTTCAACCCGGTCGTCAACCCGGCGCGCGCGACTGCCCGGCGCAACTACGTGCTCGGCCGCATGCATGCGCTCGGCGAGCTCGACGACGCGACCTACCGCGCGGCCGTCGCCGCGCCGATCGCGCTGGCGACCACGCCGCCGCCCGGCATCATTGCGGCGCCGTACGTCGCGGAGCGTGCGCGCCGCATGATGGTCGAGCGCTTTCACGACGATGCCTATACGCTCGGCCTCGACGTGACGACGACGATCTCGATGCGCGACCAGCGCGCGGCCGAAACCGCACTCGACCGCACGCTGCGCCGACAGCCTGCGCAGCGCGATGCGCGCAACGGGCTCGAAGGCGCGCTCGTGTCGCTGGATGCGGCGACGGGCGACATGCTCGCGCTCGTCGGCGGCGCGGATTTCAACCGCAATGGGTTCGACCACGCGCTGCAGGCGTATCGCCAGCCGGGTTCGAGCTTCAAGCCATTCGTCTACTCGGCGGCGCTGGAGAAGGGCTACTTCCCGGGCGTGCTGGTCGACGACACACAGCGCACGCTCACGCCTGCTGAAACCGGTGCGCGGCCGTGGCGTCCGCGCAATTTCGGCAACCGCTACGAAGGCTTCATCCCGGTGCGGCGCGGGCTCGTGCGCTCGAAGAATCTCGTTGCGGTCAGCCTGATGCAGGCGGCCGACGCGCGCTACGTGCAGCAGCATGCGGTGGGCTTCGGTTTCGATGCGCAGCGTAATCCGGCGTCGCTGCCGCTCGCGCTCGGCGCGGGCGCCGTGACGCCGCTCGAACTTGCGAGCGCGTACGGTGTGTTCGCGAACGGCGGCATGCGGAGGGTACCGCGGCTGATCCTGTCGGTGCAGCAGCGTCACGGCGGCGCGCTGTACGACGCGCCGGCGCCGGACGGCACGCGCGTCGTGTCGGCGCGCAACGCGTTCGTGATGGACAGCATGCTGCGCGACGTCGTGCGCGCCGGCACCGCGCGCGGCGCGCTCGCGCTGCGCCGCGACGACGCAGCCGGCAAGACCGGCACGTCGAACGGCTCGAAGGACGTGTGGTTCGCCGGCTATTCGTCGGGTATCGTCGCGGTCGCATGGCTCGGCCACGACACGCCGCGCCCGATGGGGCGCGCGACCGGCGGGACGCTTGCGCTGCCAGTCTGGCTCGACTACATGAAGGCGGCCGTCGACGGACGCACGCCGGTCGATGCGACGCCGCCGCAGGACGTCGCGCTCGTCGACGGTGATTTCGTGTACGCCGAATACACCCGCGGCACGTGCACGGCCGACGTGCCGCCGTTCATCCGCAGCCGTTTTGCCTGCGGCGGTGCGCCGGCTTCCGAGGCGTCGGGCGATCACGACGAGCGCGACGAGCCGATGCCCGCGGCCGTCGATGCGGCCGAGCGCGAACGCGTGCTCGACCTGTTCCGTACCGAAGACTGAGGCACGCGATGCATACGCTTTATCTGCTTGCGATCGTCGCGGAAGCGATGTCGGGCGCGCTGATGGGCATGCGGCGCGGGATGGACCGCTTCGGGCTCGCACTCGTCGGCGCGGTGACCGCGCTCGGCGGCGGCACCGTGCGCGACGTGCTGCTCGGTCACTATCCGCTCGGCTGGATCGCGCATCCCGAGTACCTCGTGATCACGCTCGCCGCGGCCACCGTCGCGTCGTGGGCTGCGCGGCACGTCGCGCGCATGAAGACGCTGTTCGTCACGGTCGACGCGATCGGCCTCGCGGCGTTCACGATCATCGGCTGCGACATCGGCGCGTCGACGGGCACCGCGCCGATCATCGTCGTGCTGGCCGGTGCGATCACCGGCGTGTGCGGCGGGATGCTGCGCGACCTGCTGTGCAACGAGATGCCGCTGATCCTGCGCGAGGAGCTGTACGCGAGCGTCGCGTTCGTCACCGGCACGCTCTACGTCGGGATCCAGCATCTGGGCATCGACGCTGGCGTCGCGACGGTGGTCGCGCTGGCGGCGGGCTTCTCGATGCGGATGCTGGCCGTGCGGCTCGGGTGGAAGATGCGCACGTTCGGCGTCGCGGACGTCGAGCATTGAGTGACGGGGCGGCTTGAGGGGACGCGGCACGCGGATGCACACCCCGCGTCGCGTCGCAATTCAATCGAGCTGCATGACCTGCAAGACATTCCCCTCCGGATCGACGCCGACATAGATCCGGTACGCGAATCCGTCGTAGCGCTTGAGCTCGCGTACCGTGACGCCGTCGCGGGCGGGCCGGTCGAGAAGCCGCTTTCGGCGAACGCCGAGCCGCCGAACGTGCGCTCCTGGAAATGAAAGGAAACGGATAACTTTTTCAGCGTAAATGAGAATTATTGTCAACTCAAGGCAGGACCGCGGGTCGCTCGGGCGAGCGCCTGCCTGCGCGGTTCGTGCGAGCCGCGCGCGGAAGCATTCGGGAGAAACGGGCCGGGGCCGGCCCTAGGCCAGCGATTCGAGGCGAATCAGCAGGTTGCGCGCATGTGCGATGAACGCATCGTGAGTCGCGCGATCGCCGTGGCCTTCGAAGCCGGCCTGTTCGGCGAACGCGAGCTGTTCGGCGTAGAGCTCGACGAGCGCGCTGCGGGCGTCGGGCGGAAGCGCACGGATCATCGAGACGAGCAGCAGTTCCTGCGCGCGCAGCATGCCGGACAGCGATTGGGGGTTCATGCCGACCTCCTCGAACGATGCGGCGGCGTGCCGCTCATTGAATAGTAGGTGGTCGGCGCACGCAGCGGGACTCAGCCGGCGGCCGTCGCCGCCCGCGCGTCGCGTACGACCTGCGCGACGTGCTCGACGAACGCGGCGTCGACGCTCGACAGCGCTTCACGCTTGCCGTCGGGCATCTCGACCATCAGCCGGTACGTGACGTCCTGGGTGGTCCAGGCGAGATAGCCGACGACGGCGAGCATCACGCCGACGACGAGCGCCGCGCTCGATGCGCCGATGCCGCCGGCGATGGCGGTGGCCGCGCCGGTCAGCGAGATCAGCCACGGCACGAGGCGATTCTTCGGGATCTTGACGACATCGACGTTGCGGATGTCACGCAGCGGGAACACTTGCCCGGCGGCGGACAGGCCGCTGCGGGTGACCATGACGCCGCGTTCGTTGAATGCGTTTTCCATCGTGTGGGGCGTGGGCGAAAACGCGCAGCGTAGCAGACTTCATTGCCGCGTCAAACGAGACCGAGTGCCGCACGGCGCGTGCGAGCCGGCCGCGATGCGGGCAGCAGCGGGACGAAGGGGGCCGTCAGAACTGCAGCCGGCCGTCGCCGTACAGGCGGCCGGGCACATGCGACGCGACGACCTCGGCGATCTCTTCATCGGTCGATTCGGCCGGCACGATCTGGCGCCGCGCGGGCGCGTCGAGATGCATCGTCCATTCGACGAGCCGGTACGGGCGGCCCCACGGACGCTGCATTTCCACCGACACGCGGCAACTCTGGACCGGAAGCGAATGCTGGCGCGTCAGAATCGCGTGCAGATGGCTGTAAACGGTATCTTCGATCATCTTGGCCTCCGATCCTGTCTTGTGGGCAGTTGATGGCGGTGCCGCAGTAGGTCTAAAAAAAAAGCCGCCGATGCTCAGGCGGCCAACAGGGGGGGTGAGAGCATCCTCTCAACCCAGAATTAAGCGAAACTTAAAAGCACATAAAAAAGCGCCCCGCGTGGAGCGGGGCGCTTCTTGCCGTCGTGATCCGCGAATTAAGCGGATGCTTTAGAACTTGTGACGGATACCGACGCGAGCGGCGAGCTGGTTCGACGAACCGTTGCCCGACGTGCTGAAGTAGCTCGTGCTCGAACCGATCTGTGCCTGCACGTTGTTGCCCGAAGCCTTCTGGTAGACGACCAGGCCGTACACGTCCGTACGCTTGCTGAGCGCGTAGTCGAGGCCCAGGTTGCCCTGGTTCCAGTGCGCCGAGTTGCCGCTTTGCGTCGCGTTCGTGTAGGTGTAGCCGGCAGCTGCCGACAGGGCCGGCGTGATCGCGTACTTCACGCCTGCTTCGTACGCGTTGTAGAACGTGCCCGACGCGCCGCTCGCGATCGGGGTGAACTGCGTGCGCGTCCACAGCAGCCATGCCGTTGCCGGGCCGAAGACGTAGCGGCCGCCGACGCCGTACGTGCGCAGGTCGCGGATGTTGGTCAGCGCGATGTTCGCGATCGACGTCGAGAATGCCGGCGTCGACTGGCTCGGGAAGCGGATGTCCGTGTAAGCGGCGCCGAGGGCGAACGGGCCGTTCGCGTAGTTCAGGCCGAAGCTGTATGCACGCGACGAACCGGCCGTCGTCGTGGTGCCCGTCGTCGTCGACGGTGCGCCTGCGAAGTCGGTCGAGTTCGAGAAGCCGTACAACGCGCCGAACGTGAAGCCGGCGTAGTTCGCGCTCTGGAACTTCACCGAGTTGTTGATGCGGCTCGACGTGAGCTGGTCGATGTCGTTCACGTGGTACGCGTAGTTACCACCGACCGTGTTGCCACCCGTCGAGTAGTTCGAGCCGAGGATGTCGGTCGAGAACGAGTACTGGCGGCCGAACGTGACCGTGCCGTACTGAGCCTGGCTCAGGCCGACGTAGGCTTGACGACCGAAGATCGCGCCGCCCTGGCCGAGCGTGCCGTTGCCACTGTTGAAGCCGTTTTCGAGCACGAAGATCGCCTTCAGGCCGCCACCGAGGTCTTCGGTGCCGCGCAGGCCCCAACGGCTGCCCTGGGCCACGCCGTCGTCGTACTTGAACATCTTGCCGCTGCCGCCGTTTGCGGTCTTGCTGTGGTTCACGTAGCTGATACCGGCGTCGATCACGCCGTACAGGGTCACGCTGCTTTGCGCGTGTGCCGTGCCGGCCGTTGCTGCGAGGATGGCGATAGTCAACAGTTTCTTGTTCAAAGGATTCTCCGAGCGAATAAATGGCGTGTCCAGTTGCGGTTCCGGCGCTCTCTGTGGGCGCTTTCACGGACCGGCGGCAACTTTATCGGCGGGCCACGTAATGAATGTGACAGCCACTGTCATATTACGAATCTGTGGTGCCGATGCGACACTGGATTTTGCCCGGTTGTATAGCAGGGAGTTATACCGATTCCGCCTGAGATTCGATCGGGAGCTGGAATATGCACATGAAATAAGCTTGGTTGGTGCTGTTCCGGCCCCGTGCCACGATGCGCGCTTCAACAACGACACGGGACAAGAGGACACCATGCGACGTTCGATCCTGACCGGCCTCGGCGCGCTTGCCGCGGCGCTGGCCTTTGCCGCACCCGGCGCGCACGCCGACCCGCAGACGCTGAAGATCGGCACGATGAGCGGCCCCGACGCGCAGATCTGGAGCGAGGTGACGAAGGTCGCCGCCCGCGAAGGCCTCGCAATCAAGGTCATCGAATTCAACGACTACGTGCAGCCGAACGCGGCGCTCGACTCGGGCGACCTCGACGCGAACGGCTTCCAGCACCAGCCGTTTCTCGACAGCCAGATCAAGCAGCGCGGCTACCGGATCATCAACGTCGGGCTGACCTACACGGCGCCGATGGGCTTTTACTCGAACAAGCTCAAGTCGCTGAAGGACTTGCCGGCCGGCGCGAAGGTCGGGATCCAGAACGATCCGTCCAACGGCAACCGCGCGCTGCTGTTGCTGCAGAAATACGGGGTGATCAAGCTGAAGGCGGGCGCCGGTACGAACGGCGTGAATGCGACGCCGCTCGACGTCGCCGAGAATCCGAAGAAGATCAGGATCGTCGAGCTCGACGCCGCGCAACTGCCGCGCGCGCTGCCTGACCTCGACGCCGCGTCGATCAACACCGACTACGCGGTGAAGGCCGGGCTCACGCCGGTGAAGGATGCGATCGCGATCGAGGACCTGCGCGGGCCGTACGCGAACCTGATCGCGGTACGCGCGCAGGACAAGGACAAGCCGTGGGTGAAGAAGCTCGTCGCGGCCTATGAATCGGACGACGTGCGCAAGTTCATCGACCAGAAGTTCGGCGGCGCGATCGTGCCGGCGTTCTGAAGATCGGCGCAAGCCGTCGCCCGGCCGCGTCGCCGGGCATCCCGACAAGCAAATCGCCCGCGCAAGCGGGCGATTTCGTTGGTGCGCGCCGTGATGCGGCGCGCGGGCCAGTAGCCCAGGCGGTAACGGCGGCTCAGGACGTTCAGGCCGTTCAGGCCGACAGCAGCGACCCGGTGCGGATCGGCGTGGCGCCGGCGATCCGCGCGACTTCCATCCCGGCGGTCGCGAAGCGCACGATCTGGCGCGCGTACAGCACGCCCGACACGCTGCTCTTCAGCGTGATCACGCGATCGGTCAGCGGATCGACGATGTCGGCCACTTCCTGGCCGGCCTCGATCCACGCGCCGACCGGCGTACGGAACACGATCACGCCCGACACCGGCGCGACGAGCGGATCGGTGCCCGCGAGCGGCGTGGCCGGATGCGCGAGCGGCGGCAGCGGCGCCGGCGTGCCGTCGATGACGCCGCGCTCGGTCAGGTATTCGACGATCCCTTGCGAGTCCTTCTCCGCGAGTTCGTACGACACGTCGCGCTCGCTGCGCAGTTCGACCGTGACGGAAATCGCGCCGTTCGGGATCGGGAAACGATCGCCGAACCGGCTGCGCAGGTCCGACCAGCAGAAGCTGTGGATCTCGTCGAACGGATTGCCGACCGAATTCAGCGCGAGCAGCGACGCCTGCGCATCGAGATAGCGCGACAGCGGCTCGACGTCTTGCCACAGATCGGGGTTCGTGTAGAGGTGCATCACGGCATCGCTGTCGCAATGCAGGTCGAGCACGATGTCGGCGTCGAACGACAGCTTCTGCAGCGCGAGGCGCTGCGATTCGAGCTCGGTGCGCGGCTTCTGCTCGTCGAGCGCGTCGCGCATCGCGGCACGTACCGCGGCGAGGTTGTGCTGCGCGTCGTTCGTCAGGTGGCGTTCGATACGCGGCAGCACGAGCGCGGCGAGATCGTAGAAATTGCGGTTGAAGTTCTGCATCGAGCCGAGCTCGAAGCGGCCGAGATGATCGCCGAACACGTGCTGCGACAGGCCGATCGGGTTCGGCACCGGCACGATGACCACTTCGCCGCGCAGCTTGCCGGCCGTCTCGAGCGCGGCGATCTTGCGGCGCAGCAGGGTGGCGACCAGCATGCCGGGCAGTTCGTCCGCGTGCAGCGACGACTGGATATACACCTTCTTGCCGCCGCGGGGGCCGTAGTGGAAGCTCGTGATCTGGCGTTCGGTGCCGACGGCGGGGGAAATCAGCGGATGGGTCTGCGTTTGCATGATGAGGGAAGTGCGGCGCAGCCGCGAATGATCCGTGTGCGTGGAAGATCGATTGTACGTTGCCTTCCGCGAACCTATCAAACCCGCTCCCCGGCACGTCGTTTTCCGTTTCGAATCATCGGGTTGGCGCGTAAAAAATAACGTTCGCGCGGCCCTTCGCAGCGGCGTTTTCCGCAGTTTCCGGTCGCACGCGCGCAAAAAAAACGGGCTCCTTGCGGAGCCCGTGTGCGCGGATGCGAAGCGCGCTGTTGCGCGGTATTACTTGCCGTACACGTCGAAATCGAAGTACTTCTTCGCGATCTTCTGGTACGTGCCGTCCTTGCGCATGCCGGCGATCGCGCCGTCGATCTTCGCCTTCAGGTCGGCGTCTTCCTTGCGCAGGCCGATGCCGGCGCCTTCGCCGAGCGTCTTCGGATCGTCGATGTCCTTGCCGGCGAAATCGAAGTTCGCGCCGCGCGGCGTCTTCAGGAAGCCGATGTCAGCCTGCACCGCGTCCTGCAGCGCGCCATCCAGACGGCCTGCGATCAGGTCGGCATAGACCTGGTCCTGGTTCTGGTAAGGCACGACGTTCACGCCCTTCGCGGCCCAGTAGGTCTTCGCGTAGGTTTCCTGGATCGTGCCTTGCTCGACGCCGATCGACTTGCCCTTCAGCGATTCGGCGGTCGGCAGCAGGCCGGCACCCTTCTTCGCGACGAGGCGCGTCGGCGTGTTGAACAGCTTCGCCGAGAACGCGATCTGTTCCTGACGCGCTGGCGTCATCGACATCGACGACAGCACGCCGTCGAACTTGCGCGCCTTCAGCGCCGGGATCATCCCGTCGAAGTCGTTTTCGATCCACACGCACTTCGCGTTCATACGGCGGCAGATTTCGTTGCCGAGATCGACGTCGAAGCCGACCACCTTGCCGTCAGCCCCTTTCGATTCGAAAGGCGGGTAGCTGGCGTCGACGCCGAAGCGCACGGTCGTCCAGTCCTTCGCGTATGCAGTGCCGGCCGATACGGCGAGCAGGGCCACGGTCACAGCCGCAAGAATCTTTTTCACTCGGTGACTCCTCTGTTGTTCGATGGGTGCGCGGTTGTGCCGCGCCGTAAGCTTTCGGTCCGGCGCGGTTTCGCGTCGGACGGTCCGTTTCGCTTGCCCGATGCGGGCGCGCGACGTGCGCAAGATTATCAAGACAAAATACCGGCAGGGCGCCTAGGAAATGCCCCGATACCGGACCCGACGGTGGCGCGGCGTGCGCGCCACCGTTTCAGAGGTAGGAACGATTCAACCCAGCGTTTCGTTGACCGCGCGCTGCAGGCACGTGACGAATTGCGACACGGCGGGCGTTGGCAGCAGGTCGCGCCGCGCGATGATCGACAGGTCGAAGCGCGGCATGCTTTCGTCGAGTTCGGCCGTGCGGATGCCGAGCGGCGCCACCATCGCGGCCAGCGGGCGCGTGAAGCAGCCGATCACGTCGGAGCGCGCGACGAGCCCGAGCGTCACCGCGAACGACATCGGCGAGCGCAGCAGGCGCTTCGGCAGCGGCAGCCCGCGCGCCTCGAACATCGCGATCATCACGCTGTGCGGGAACTGTTCGGCGCCGACCGTGACGATCCACTCGGCGTCGAGTAACTCCTCTAACCGGCGCGCATGCGCGAGCGGATGGCCTTCGCGCATCACGACGGTGAATTCGGTCGACAGCAGCGGCACTTGCGTGAAATCGCGGTCGAGCGCGGGCACATGGTGCATCGCAGCGATGTCGAGCGTGCCGTTGCGCAGCTGCGCGAGCGCGTCGGGCACCGTCACTTCCTCGAGATGCAGGCTGACGTTCGGCATCGACCGGCGGAAGGCCGTGACCGCGTGCGGCAGCGCGGTCAGCGCGATCGACGGCATCGTGCCGACCGCGACACGCCCCGACATTTCCCCTTTCACCTGCTCGACGGCCTCGACGGTGCGACGCACGTCGCCGAGCAGCTGCTCGGCGCGCGGCAGCAGCGCATGGCCGCACGCGGTCAGCTCGACGCCGCGCACGCTGCGCACGAGCAGTTCGGCGTTCAGCGCCGTCTCGAGTTCGCGGATCGTGTGCGTGATCGCGGGCTGCGTGACGCCGAGCTCGCGCGCGGCGGCGCGCAGGCTCTTGTGATGCGCGGCGGAGACGAACGCCTGGAGCTGCGCGATGTTCAGTTGGTTGCGGATGCGGGTCATCGACGGGGTTGGGATCTGACGGCGGGCCGGGGCGGCGGCGCGAAGACCGATAGGGTAGCGTGCCGCGACGGTGGACGGCGGGCGGCGCAAGCATCGCTGATCGGTGCGCGGCGTTCTTCGCCGCTTTTCGCGGCACACCGATCAGGATCGCAAATGACGGTGCGTGCGTGTGTGTGTGCGTGTTCGTGACGTGGTCGAGGTACGTCGCGATACGACGCGCCGCGTAGCGGCGTGGCGGCGACCCGGCGTATCAGGCGTATCAGGCGTATCAGGCGTATCAGGCGTATCAGGCGAGCGCCAGTTCGACGGCTGCGAGCGTGCGGCGGCGGATCCAGCCGCTCGCGAGCCGGATCGCGAGCCAGTACGGCATGAACAGCAGGCGCGTGCGGGTGCTCGGACAGTGGACGAAGGTTTCGGTGCGCAGCAGCCGCGTGCCGGAGGGCAGTCCGACGACTTCGAACCGCAGCACCAGCTTCGCGTCGTGCGGATCGTCGTGCCGGATGAAGGCCGCGGCGTCGTCGATCGTCCGCACGTCGGGCGTCGGGCGCCAGAAGCGTCCGACGAGCCCCAGCGACAGCGACGTGTCGTCGCGATGCAGCAGCGTGAACGTATCGAAGCCGAAGCGCTCGCGTGCGGCGGCGGGGCGGTTGCCCAGCGCGCGGGCGATGGCCGCCGGCGATTCGCGCACGGCCAGCAGCGCGTCGATGACCGGATCGGCGCGCATGTCGAGCGCCGCCACCGCGTCGATGATGCGCGACGGCGGCGCGTCGATCGGCCGCGATTCATGAATCTCGACGAAGCCGAACGACGGGATGAACGGCGGCTTGTGCGCCGCGGTCCGCGTGTCTGATTCGGAGACGATGCCAAGCGGATTCATGCGCGTTCCGGAGGACAAAGCGCGATCGTAGCACCGCGTGCGGATTCGCGATGCGACGGGGCGCACACGACTTCCCGTCTTTGCCGGACAGCGCCGCGGAACCCCATGCCGTACCGACAAAAAAAGCCTGGAAACATCCGTTTCCAGGCCTGGAGACCATCAACGATGATGGTGGAGGAGACGCTATCGTCTCGATGCGCGCCGCCCTTCTGCCGGCAACGTCGCGCATGATCCGCGGTCAGATTGCCCAGCCGCCGAGGTAGAACGTGACGAGCACGGCTGCGATGAGTACGGTCCCGACGTTGAGCTTGCGGAATTCGCCGCTGGCGATGCGGCCGATCACGAGCGTCGAGAAGCCGAGCATGATGCCCGTCACGATGTTCGCGGTCAGCACGATGAACACCGCACATACGAGGCCCGACATCGCATCGACCATGTCGTCCATGTGCAGCTTGCTCACGCTGCCGAGCATCAGCAGGCCGACGTACATCAGCGCGGGGGCGGTCGCGTACGACGGCACGAGGCCCGCGAGCGGCGAGAAGAACATCACGACCAGGAACAGCAGGCCGACCACCGCAGCCGCGAGGCCCGTCTTCGCGCCGGCGGCCACGCCGACGCTCGACTCGATGTATGCCGCCGCCGGCGCGCCGCCGAGGAAGCCGGAGAAGATCGAGCTGATCGAATCGGCGGTCAGCGCGCGACCGCCGTTGATGATGCGGCCATTCTCGTCGAGCTGGCCCGCCTGGCCCGCGACCGCGCGGATCGTGCCGGTCGCGTCGAACACGGCGGTCATCACGAGCGCCAGCACGCTCGGCAGCACGGCCATCGACAGCGCGCCCTTGATGTCCATCGCGCCGATCAGCGATGCGTGGCCCGGTGCGCTCAGCGACGGCAGCGCGAAGATGCCGCGGTACTTCACGGCCGGGTCGAAGATCAGGCCGAAGATCGAGATCGCGATCACGACGAGCAGGATGCCGCCCGGCACGCGACGCTTCTCGAGGCCGAAGATCGCGGCGAGGCCGACGACCGACATGATGACCGGGAGTGCGGTGATCTGGCCGAGCGAGACCGGCAGGCCGGCGCCCGGGTTCTTGATCACGAGGCCGACGTCGTTCGACGCGATCAGCAGCAGGAACAGGCCGATGCCGATCCCGGTGCCGTGCGCGACGCCCGCGGGCAGGTTGCGCAGGATCCACGACCGCACGCCGGTGACCGAGATGCCCGTGAACACGAGGCCCATCAGG encodes:
- a CDS encoding DUF6232 family protein — its product is MENAFNERGVMVTRSGLSAAGQVFPLRDIRNVDVVKIPKNRLVPWLISLTGAATAIAGGIGASSAALVVGVMLAVVGYLAWTTQDVTYRLMVEMPDGKREALSSVDAAFVEHVAQVVRDARAATAAG
- a CDS encoding MetQ/NlpA family ABC transporter substrate-binding protein, giving the protein MRRSILTGLGALAAALAFAAPGAHADPQTLKIGTMSGPDAQIWSEVTKVAAREGLAIKVIEFNDYVQPNAALDSGDLDANGFQHQPFLDSQIKQRGYRIINVGLTYTAPMGFYSNKLKSLKDLPAGAKVGIQNDPSNGNRALLLLQKYGVIKLKAGAGTNGVNATPLDVAENPKKIRIVELDAAQLPRALPDLDAASINTDYAVKAGLTPVKDAIAIEDLRGPYANLIAVRAQDKDKPWVKKLVAAYESDDVRKFIDQKFGGAIVPAF
- a CDS encoding penicillin-binding protein 1A produces the protein MTDHTATPPPPPAPPPASPRRAWRMLAGALLGLTLACAGIGAWTIHRIWTQLPSVEHLAVYRPALPLRIFARGGELLAEYGIERREFVPLERIPPLMRQALLAAEDAKFYRHGAIDVGGLARATFANVVTGQPGQGASTITMQVARNFYLTRDKVLSRKLAEILTAIKLEREYSKDKLLELYMNQIYLGERAYGFAAAANVYFGKPLEALSAGEAAVLAGLPKAPSAFNPVVNPARATARRNYVLGRMHALGELDDATYRAAVAAPIALATTPPPGIIAAPYVAERARRMMVERFHDDAYTLGLDVTTTISMRDQRAAETALDRTLRRQPAQRDARNGLEGALVSLDAATGDMLALVGGADFNRNGFDHALQAYRQPGSSFKPFVYSAALEKGYFPGVLVDDTQRTLTPAETGARPWRPRNFGNRYEGFIPVRRGLVRSKNLVAVSLMQAADARYVQQHAVGFGFDAQRNPASLPLALGAGAVTPLELASAYGVFANGGMRRVPRLILSVQQRHGGALYDAPAPDGTRVVSARNAFVMDSMLRDVVRAGTARGALALRRDDAAGKTGTSNGSKDVWFAGYSSGIVAVAWLGHDTPRPMGRATGGTLALPVWLDYMKAAVDGRTPVDATPPQDVALVDGDFVYAEYTRGTCTADVPPFIRSRFACGGAPASEASGDHDERDEPMPAAVDAAERERVLDLFRTED
- a CDS encoding trimeric intracellular cation channel family protein is translated as MHTLYLLAIVAEAMSGALMGMRRGMDRFGLALVGAVTALGGGTVRDVLLGHYPLGWIAHPEYLVITLAAATVASWAARHVARMKTLFVTVDAIGLAAFTIIGCDIGASTGTAPIIVVLAGAITGVCGGMLRDLLCNEMPLILREELYASVAFVTGTLYVGIQHLGIDAGVATVVALAAGFSMRMLAVRLGWKMRTFGVADVEH
- a CDS encoding DUF2866 domain-containing protein, with amino-acid sequence MIEDTVYSHLHAILTRQHSLPVQSCRVSVEMQRPWGRPYRLVEWTMHLDAPARRQIVPAESTDEEIAEVVASHVPGRLYGDGRLQF
- a CDS encoding ABC transporter substrate-binding protein; this translates as MKKILAAVTVALLAVSAGTAYAKDWTTVRFGVDASYPPFESKGADGKVVGFDVDLGNEICRRMNAKCVWIENDFDGMIPALKARKFDGVLSSMSMTPARQEQIAFSAKLFNTPTRLVAKKGAGLLPTAESLKGKSIGVEQGTIQETYAKTYWAAKGVNVVPYQNQDQVYADLIAGRLDGALQDAVQADIGFLKTPRGANFDFAGKDIDDPKTLGEGAGIGLRKEDADLKAKIDGAIAGMRKDGTYQKIAKKYFDFDVYGK
- a CDS encoding porin, with amino-acid sequence MNKKLLTIAILAATAGTAHAQSSVTLYGVIDAGISYVNHSKTANGGSGKMFKYDDGVAQGSRWGLRGTEDLGGGLKAIFVLENGFNSGNGTLGQGGAIFGRQAYVGLSQAQYGTVTFGRQYSFSTDILGSNYSTGGNTVGGNYAYHVNDIDQLTSSRINNSVKFQSANYAGFTFGALYGFSNSTDFAGAPSTTTGTTTTAGSSRAYSFGLNYANGPFALGAAYTDIRFPSQSTPAFSTSIANIALTNIRDLRTYGVGGRYVFGPATAWLLWTRTQFTPIASGASGTFYNAYEAGVKYAITPALSAAAGYTYTNATQSGNSAHWNQGNLGLDYALSKRTDVYGLVVYQKASGNNVQAQIGSSTSYFSTSGNGSSNQLAARVGIRHKF
- a CDS encoding LysR substrate-binding domain-containing protein, with the translated sequence MTRIRNQLNIAQLQAFVSAAHHKSLRAAARELGVTQPAITHTIRELETALNAELLVRSVRGVELTACGHALLPRAEQLLGDVRRTVEAVEQVKGEMSGRVAVGTMPSIALTALPHAVTAFRRSMPNVSLHLEEVTVPDALAQLRNGTLDIAAMHHVPALDRDFTQVPLLSTEFTVVMREGHPLAHARRLEELLDAEWIVTVGAEQFPHSVMIAMFEARGLPLPKRLLRSPMSFAVTLGLVARSDVIGCFTRPLAAMVAPLGIRTAELDESMPRFDLSIIARRDLLPTPAVSQFVTCLQRAVNETLG
- a CDS encoding succinylglutamate desuccinylase/aspartoacylase family protein; protein product: MQTQTHPLISPAVGTERQITSFHYGPRGGKKVYIQSSLHADELPGMLVATLLRRKIAALETAGKLRGEVVIVPVPNPIGLSQHVFGDHLGRFELGSMQNFNRNFYDLAALVLPRIERHLTNDAQHNLAAVRAAMRDALDEQKPRTELESQRLALQKLSFDADIVLDLHCDSDAVMHLYTNPDLWQDVEPLSRYLDAQASLLALNSVGNPFDEIHSFCWSDLRSRFGDRFPIPNGAISVTVELRSERDVSYELAEKDSQGIVEYLTERGVIDGTPAPLPPLAHPATPLAGTDPLVAPVSGVIVFRTPVGAWIEAGQEVADIVDPLTDRVITLKSSVSGVLYARQIVRFATAGMEVARIAGATPIRTGSLLSA